From Microbacterium sp. LWH11-1.2, one genomic window encodes:
- the coaD gene encoding pantetheine-phosphate adenylyltransferase has translation MSSRIAVVPGSFDPPTLGHLDVIRRAAKLYDELHVLVVHNPGKEAMLPIAQRLSLLERSIAEDGMAGTIVIGSWSMGLLVDYARDVGAGVLVKGIRSQIDVAYESPMAIVNRHLADIETVFLLPDPSHAMVSSSLVRQVASLGGDVTPFVPPAVAAFLDTGARGI, from the coding sequence GTGAGCAGCCGGATCGCCGTCGTCCCCGGTTCTTTCGATCCGCCGACGCTGGGTCACCTCGACGTGATCCGTCGTGCCGCGAAGCTCTACGACGAGTTGCACGTGCTCGTCGTCCACAACCCCGGCAAGGAGGCGATGCTGCCCATCGCGCAGCGCCTCTCGCTCCTCGAGCGCTCGATCGCCGAAGACGGCATGGCCGGGACCATCGTGATCGGCTCCTGGAGCATGGGCCTTCTCGTGGACTACGCCCGCGACGTCGGAGCCGGGGTCCTGGTGAAGGGCATCCGCTCCCAGATCGACGTGGCGTACGAATCGCCGATGGCGATCGTCAACCGGCACCTGGCCGACATCGAGACCGTCTTCCTGCTTCCGGACCCGTCGCACGCGATGGTGTCGAGCTCGCTCGTGCGCCAGGTCGCGTCGCTCGGCGGCGACGTCACCCCGTTCGTCCCCCCGGCCGTCGCCGCATTCCTCGACACCGGCGCGCGCGGGATCTGA
- a CDS encoding ATP-dependent DNA helicase RecG, which yields MPLTLDSSLEEALGAAPAKTLNRAFGMQSVADLVSHYPRRYADPGELTPIRDLPIGETVTIVAEVLSSSFRRMRNRQGAMVDVVIGDGIGRMSLTFFAKNLGAAEWRSKDLAVGRRGVFSGKVGMFNDVTQFAHPEYELFDDEDAARRRADARAAVLIPIYPATSTLQTWQIAKFVGRVLDDLTGIPDPLPEEVRTGEELLTAAEALELIHRPRTRNDIDPAVRTLRMHEALTLQTALLQQRDAVRALSATARPAEPGGLLERFDASLPYALTPDQQTVGDQVAHDLVGAWPMNRLVQGEVGSGKTLVALRAMLQVAESGGQAALIAPTEVLAGQHLRSIAKMLGPQLAPLVMPTLLTGQLPAAERRKAALRVASGQSLIVVGTHALLGEKTTFADLGLVVVDEQHRFGVEQREALRAKGSSPHALVLTATPIPRTVAMTVFGDLDTSVIRTMPAGRAGIESFVAPLAEHPGWFNRVWDRAAEEIAQGRQVFAVCAAIDTAKKTAEPGEQSALAPEGAAGPRWGVVQLDEALATHPKLGSLRRAVLHGKMPSDEKDAVMQAFARGEIDLLLATTVIEVGVDVPNASTMIVLDADRFGVSQLHQLRGRVGRGGVPGLCLLVTEAEAGSVARERVDAVAATLDGFALAEVDLELRGEGDVLGAAQAGVRSSLKLLRVVKDAGLITRAREVAEQILSADPGLARHPGLREVIGRRVSDEDRAALAKN from the coding sequence ATGCCGCTCACGCTCGATTCCTCGCTGGAGGAGGCCCTCGGCGCCGCCCCCGCGAAGACGCTGAACCGGGCCTTCGGCATGCAGTCGGTCGCAGACCTGGTCTCGCACTACCCCCGACGCTACGCCGATCCGGGGGAGCTCACGCCCATCCGCGACCTCCCCATCGGCGAGACCGTGACGATCGTGGCCGAGGTGCTCTCCTCGAGCTTCCGCCGCATGCGCAACCGCCAGGGGGCGATGGTCGATGTCGTGATCGGCGACGGCATCGGGCGCATGTCGCTGACGTTCTTCGCCAAGAACCTCGGCGCCGCCGAGTGGCGCTCGAAAGACCTCGCGGTCGGACGGCGCGGTGTGTTCTCGGGCAAGGTCGGCATGTTCAACGACGTCACCCAGTTCGCTCACCCCGAGTACGAGCTCTTCGACGACGAAGACGCGGCCCGGCGCCGGGCCGACGCGCGGGCGGCGGTGCTCATCCCGATCTACCCGGCGACCTCGACGCTGCAGACCTGGCAGATCGCGAAGTTCGTCGGACGGGTGCTCGACGACCTGACCGGCATCCCCGATCCGCTCCCGGAAGAGGTGCGCACCGGGGAGGAGCTGCTCACGGCCGCTGAGGCTCTCGAGCTCATCCACCGGCCGCGCACGCGCAACGACATCGATCCTGCCGTTCGCACCCTGCGGATGCATGAGGCTCTCACGCTGCAGACGGCCCTGCTCCAGCAGCGCGATGCGGTCCGCGCGCTCTCGGCCACCGCGCGCCCTGCGGAGCCCGGAGGCCTGCTGGAGCGTTTCGACGCCTCGCTGCCCTACGCGCTGACCCCTGACCAGCAGACAGTCGGCGACCAGGTCGCGCACGACCTGGTGGGCGCCTGGCCGATGAACCGCCTGGTCCAGGGCGAGGTCGGCTCCGGCAAGACGCTTGTCGCGCTGCGCGCGATGCTGCAGGTCGCCGAGAGCGGAGGGCAGGCCGCGCTGATCGCTCCGACCGAGGTCCTCGCCGGTCAGCACCTCCGCTCCATCGCGAAGATGCTCGGCCCGCAGCTCGCACCTCTCGTCATGCCGACGCTGCTCACCGGACAGCTCCCGGCCGCCGAACGCCGCAAGGCCGCGCTGCGCGTCGCGTCGGGGCAGTCGCTCATCGTCGTCGGAACGCACGCGCTGCTCGGCGAGAAGACGACCTTCGCCGATCTCGGCCTCGTGGTCGTCGACGAGCAGCATCGCTTCGGCGTCGAGCAGCGGGAGGCCCTGCGGGCGAAGGGCTCGAGCCCGCATGCGCTGGTGCTGACGGCGACCCCGATCCCGAGGACCGTGGCGATGACGGTCTTCGGCGACCTCGACACCTCTGTCATCCGGACGATGCCGGCCGGACGGGCCGGCATCGAGTCGTTCGTCGCTCCGCTCGCCGAGCATCCGGGGTGGTTCAACCGGGTCTGGGACCGCGCTGCCGAGGAGATCGCGCAGGGTCGGCAGGTCTTCGCCGTCTGCGCAGCGATCGACACCGCCAAGAAGACGGCGGAGCCGGGGGAGCAGTCCGCCCTCGCGCCCGAAGGTGCGGCAGGGCCGCGGTGGGGTGTGGTGCAGCTCGACGAGGCGCTCGCGACGCACCCGAAGCTGGGATCGCTCCGCCGGGCCGTGCTGCACGGCAAGATGCCCTCGGACGAGAAGGATGCCGTGATGCAGGCCTTCGCGCGCGGCGAGATCGACCTGCTGCTGGCGACCACGGTCATCGAGGTCGGTGTCGACGTTCCGAACGCCTCGACGATGATCGTCCTCGACGCCGACCGCTTCGGCGTCTCCCAGCTGCATCAGCTGCGGGGCCGGGTGGGTCGCGGCGGGGTGCCGGGGCTCTGTCTCCTGGTCACGGAGGCCGAGGCGGGTTCCGTCGCCCGCGAGCGCGTGGATGCCGTCGCGGCGACCCTCGACGGCTTCGCGCTGGCCGAGGTCGACCTCGAGCTGCGTGGCGAGGGCGATGTGCTCGGTGCGGCGCAGGCGGGCGTCCGATCGTCGCTCAAGCTGCTGCGCGTCGTGAAGGACGCGGGGCTCATCACCCGTGCCCGTGAGGTCGCCGAGCAGATCCTCTCGGCAGACCCCGGACTCGCGCGGCATCCGGGACTGCGCGAAGTGATCGGCCGCCGGGTGAGCGACGAGGACCGCGCCGCGCTGGCGAAGAACTGA
- the rsmD gene encoding 16S rRNA (guanine(966)-N(2))-methyltransferase RsmD, whose protein sequence is MTRIIAGRARGARLEVPGAGTRPTSDRVRESLFGALESADAIDGARVLDLYAGSGALGLEALSRGAASTDLVERGRQAAALIRRNAVTVAKAGGSAAVRVHEVAVHTYLLRASGTFDLVFSDPPYDLDDEAMTADLVALAPLLSPQALVVVERARRSTPPDFAAAGLELFREKAYGDTALWWAEPVSPDEEPGIDAQPATESQSR, encoded by the coding sequence GTGACGAGGATCATCGCCGGACGGGCACGCGGAGCACGACTCGAGGTGCCGGGCGCCGGCACACGTCCGACCAGCGACCGGGTGCGCGAGTCCCTGTTCGGCGCTCTGGAGTCCGCGGATGCCATCGACGGCGCGCGCGTGCTGGACCTCTATGCGGGATCCGGGGCCCTCGGGCTGGAGGCGCTCAGCCGCGGCGCGGCGAGCACGGATCTCGTCGAGCGCGGACGCCAGGCGGCCGCGCTGATCCGCCGCAACGCCGTGACCGTGGCGAAGGCGGGCGGTTCGGCGGCCGTCCGCGTGCACGAGGTGGCCGTGCACACCTACCTGCTGCGGGCCTCCGGCACGTTCGACCTCGTGTTCTCCGACCCGCCGTACGATCTCGACGATGAGGCGATGACGGCCGACCTGGTCGCCCTCGCGCCGCTGCTCTCGCCACAGGCGCTCGTCGTCGTCGAACGTGCTCGGCGCTCGACACCGCCTGACTTCGCCGCAGCGGGCCTCGAGCTGTTCCGCGAGAAGGCCTACGGCGACACGGCGCTGTGGTGGGCGGAGCCGGTCTCACCGGACGAGGAGCCCGGGATCGACGCTCAGCCCGCGACCGAGTCCCAGTCGCGATAG
- the thiL gene encoding thiamine-phosphate kinase: MPSRPAADDPALGDLSEGAILRAILTRTAPGTYTLLGPGDDAAVVAAPSGSVVATTDTLVHGPDFRLAWSNGYDLGWKAAAVNLADIAAMGARPTALLVALAVPRDLRLSFVERLADGFREACAALAPGCAVVGGDLTVSDVLTVAVTALGDLEGRAAVTRSGARPGDVVAVAGELGHAAHGLAVLFDRFRDGDVPVAIDPSKLAAGESAAVAAQLRPSPPVGLGPVAATAGATAMMDISDGLALDARRMAAASGVTIALDGGSLGDDPDRALAGGEDHGLLATFPDGVLPPGFRVIGEVRAAGSDELLCDEHPVDVSGWDPYRDWDSVAG; this comes from the coding sequence ATGCCCTCCCGACCCGCAGCCGACGACCCTGCCCTCGGAGATCTCTCGGAAGGCGCGATCCTCCGAGCGATCCTCACCCGCACCGCTCCGGGGACGTACACGCTCCTCGGGCCGGGTGACGATGCGGCTGTCGTCGCCGCGCCGTCGGGCAGCGTGGTGGCGACGACGGACACCCTCGTGCACGGACCGGACTTCCGGCTCGCCTGGTCCAACGGGTACGACCTCGGCTGGAAGGCGGCGGCGGTGAACCTCGCGGACATCGCGGCGATGGGCGCCCGCCCGACCGCGCTTCTCGTGGCCCTCGCCGTCCCGCGTGATCTGCGCCTGTCCTTCGTCGAGCGGCTCGCCGACGGGTTCCGTGAGGCCTGCGCGGCGTTGGCTCCCGGCTGCGCCGTGGTGGGCGGGGACCTCACGGTCTCCGATGTGCTGACCGTCGCGGTGACCGCGCTCGGCGATCTGGAGGGACGGGCGGCGGTGACCCGCTCCGGCGCCCGACCGGGCGACGTGGTCGCGGTCGCGGGCGAGCTGGGGCACGCCGCGCATGGCCTCGCCGTGCTGTTCGATCGGTTCCGTGACGGCGACGTGCCGGTCGCGATCGATCCGTCGAAGCTCGCCGCGGGGGAGAGCGCCGCGGTCGCCGCGCAGCTGCGTCCTTCTCCGCCGGTCGGACTCGGCCCGGTGGCCGCGACGGCGGGCGCGACCGCCATGATGGACATCTCCGACGGCCTGGCACTCGATGCGCGGCGGATGGCCGCGGCGTCGGGCGTGACGATCGCTCTCGACGGCGGGTCCCTCGGCGACGATCCGGATCGTGCGCTGGCGGGCGGCGAGGATCACGGTCTCCTCGCGACGTTCCCGGACGGCGTTCTCCCGCCCGGATTCCGGGTCATCGGCGAGGTGCGGGCCGCCGGCAGCGACGAGCTGCTGTGCGACGAGCACCCGGTGGACGTCTCCGGATGGGATCCCTATCGCGACTGGGACTCGGTCGCGGGCTGA
- a CDS encoding DUF3515 domain-containing protein, with protein sequence MLRSRRLAAVAGAVILAAALAGCSTTVHLEPAEDANDPGCAAVSVLLPDSVGGFDRVWTDAQATGAWGDPTIVLRCGVEPPAPSALVCTTIGGVDWLVLDQEEERQRLVTYGREPAVEVNIRRGEQIDFQAVVDTISSSIQPGLSPATAQCTERVEFPAG encoded by the coding sequence ATGCTCCGTTCCCGTCGCCTCGCAGCCGTCGCAGGTGCGGTGATCCTGGCCGCGGCCCTCGCCGGCTGCTCCACGACCGTGCATCTCGAACCCGCCGAGGATGCGAACGATCCCGGCTGCGCTGCGGTCTCCGTGCTGCTCCCGGACAGCGTCGGAGGCTTCGACCGGGTCTGGACCGATGCTCAGGCGACCGGCGCGTGGGGCGACCCGACGATCGTGCTGCGCTGCGGCGTCGAGCCGCCCGCCCCGTCCGCGCTCGTGTGCACGACGATCGGCGGCGTCGATTGGCTCGTCCTCGATCAGGAGGAGGAGCGCCAGCGGCTCGTCACCTACGGCCGCGAACCCGCCGTCGAGGTCAACATCCGCCGCGGCGAGCAGATCGACTTCCAGGCCGTGGTCGACACGATCTCGTCCAGCATCCAGCCGGGGCTCTCCCCGGCGACCGCGCAGTGCACCGAGCGGGTCGAGTTCCCCGCGGGCTGA
- a CDS encoding D-alanine--D-alanine ligase family protein: MDKQTVVVLFGGRSSEHSISSATAGGVLGAIDRDRYSVIPVGITREGAFVLEDDDPAKFPLDAAHLPEVVDNGTRVLWPEPGGDRTLRVVHPDGGTEGLGEIDVVLPILHGTHGEDGTIQGFFDTLEVPYAGGGVLDSALCMDKHFMKIALQAAGISVAPGVTVRRREWDQDAAPVRASAADLGLPLFVKPARAGSSVGVSKVESLDELDAALATAFAEDDKVLIETGVSGREIEVAVLESADGVRASLPGEIVLTSRGFYDFEGKYLGGDGVDVVCPAELTDAEVAAIQDAGIRAFEAVDGRGLARVDMFLTPAGELVVNELNTMPGFTPISMFPKCWVASGLSYGDLITELVEAGLRR, encoded by the coding sequence ATGGACAAGCAGACGGTGGTGGTGCTCTTCGGAGGGCGCTCCAGCGAGCATTCGATCAGTTCCGCAACGGCGGGGGGCGTGCTGGGAGCGATTGATCGCGACCGCTACTCCGTGATCCCGGTGGGGATCACGCGCGAGGGGGCATTCGTCCTCGAGGACGACGACCCCGCGAAGTTCCCGCTCGACGCGGCGCACCTTCCCGAGGTGGTCGACAACGGCACCCGCGTCCTGTGGCCGGAGCCGGGTGGCGACCGCACTCTGCGGGTCGTGCACCCCGACGGTGGCACCGAGGGGCTCGGCGAGATCGACGTGGTCCTGCCCATCCTGCACGGCACGCACGGGGAGGACGGGACGATCCAGGGCTTCTTCGACACCCTCGAGGTTCCCTACGCCGGCGGTGGAGTCCTCGACTCCGCGCTCTGCATGGACAAGCACTTCATGAAGATCGCGCTCCAGGCGGCCGGCATCTCCGTCGCGCCGGGCGTCACGGTCCGACGTCGGGAGTGGGACCAGGATGCCGCGCCGGTGCGCGCGAGCGCCGCAGACCTCGGCCTGCCGCTGTTCGTGAAGCCGGCGCGTGCCGGTTCGAGCGTCGGTGTCTCGAAGGTCGAGAGCCTGGACGAGCTGGATGCCGCTCTCGCGACCGCCTTCGCCGAAGACGACAAGGTGCTCATCGAGACCGGAGTGAGCGGCCGGGAGATCGAGGTCGCGGTGCTCGAGAGCGCCGACGGTGTGCGGGCGTCGCTTCCCGGCGAGATCGTGCTGACCTCTCGCGGGTTCTACGACTTCGAGGGGAAGTACCTCGGCGGCGACGGGGTCGACGTCGTCTGCCCGGCCGAGCTGACCGACGCCGAGGTCGCCGCGATCCAGGACGCCGGGATCCGCGCGTTCGAGGCCGTCGACGGGCGCGGTCTCGCCCGCGTCGACATGTTCCTGACGCCTGCGGGTGAGCTGGTCGTCAACGAGCTCAACACGATGCCCGGCTTCACGCCGATCTCGATGTTCCCGAAGTGCTGGGTGGCCTCCGGGCTGAGCTACGGCGATCTGATCACCGAACTGGTCGAGGCCGGGCTGCGGCGCTGA
- a CDS encoding NAD(P)H-dependent glycerol-3-phosphate dehydrogenase, translating into MTPKRPAVPIGPRATVIGAGSWGTTFGKILADGGAQVTMWARRAELAHEIDEAKRNSRYLPGINLPRSMAATHELATSLEGAEQVYLSVPSQSLRENLKALRPLLADSDAKIVSLMKGVERGTGLRMSQVIQQELRCDPDRIAVASGPNLALEIAREQPTAAVISSRSQETAEIVARAARNSYFRTFVNTDVIGTEFGGVLKNLIAVAIGIVDGVGYGENTKASIITRGLVEMTDFAVANGAHPETLQGLAGLGDLIATCQSPLSRNNTAGRLLGQGYSFQDVVKQMQQTAEGLASVAPVLQLARESEVDMPIVEQVKMVLDGKMDPRDIAPHLTTDDDTPQGERTNHGQADGGGALRRALQRAFDQFRNGGGRAGSD; encoded by the coding sequence TTGACTCCTAAGAGACCCGCCGTCCCGATCGGCCCGCGGGCCACGGTCATCGGCGCCGGCAGCTGGGGCACCACCTTCGGCAAGATCCTCGCCGACGGCGGGGCGCAGGTGACGATGTGGGCACGCCGCGCCGAGCTCGCGCACGAGATCGACGAGGCCAAGCGCAACTCGCGATACCTGCCAGGCATCAACCTTCCCCGCTCGATGGCGGCGACGCATGAGCTGGCCACCTCGCTCGAGGGCGCGGAGCAGGTCTATCTCTCGGTGCCGAGCCAGTCGCTGCGTGAGAACCTCAAGGCGCTGCGCCCCCTGCTGGCCGACAGCGACGCCAAGATCGTCAGCCTGATGAAGGGCGTCGAGCGCGGCACCGGGCTGCGCATGAGCCAGGTCATCCAGCAGGAGCTGCGCTGCGATCCCGACCGCATCGCCGTGGCATCCGGGCCCAACCTGGCTCTGGAGATCGCCCGCGAGCAGCCGACCGCCGCCGTGATCTCCTCGCGCAGCCAGGAGACGGCGGAGATCGTCGCGAGGGCGGCGCGAAACAGCTACTTCCGCACGTTCGTGAACACCGACGTGATCGGCACGGAGTTCGGCGGTGTGCTGAAGAACCTGATCGCGGTCGCGATCGGCATCGTGGACGGCGTCGGCTACGGCGAGAACACCAAGGCCTCGATCATCACCCGCGGCCTCGTCGAGATGACCGACTTCGCCGTGGCGAACGGTGCGCACCCGGAGACGCTCCAGGGGCTCGCGGGTCTCGGCGACCTCATCGCGACCTGCCAGTCTCCGCTGAGCCGCAACAACACGGCCGGGCGCCTGCTCGGCCAGGGATACAGCTTCCAGGATGTCGTGAAGCAGATGCAGCAGACGGCGGAAGGCCTCGCCTCCGTCGCCCCTGTGCTGCAGCTCGCCCGCGAGTCCGAGGTGGACATGCCCATCGTCGAACAGGTGAAGATGGTGCTCGACGGGAAGATGGATCCCCGCGATATCGCACCCCACCTGACGACGGACGACGACACCCCCCAGGGTGAGAGGACCAACCATGGACAAGCAGACGGTGGTGGTGCTCTTCGGAGGGCGCTCCAGCGAGCATTCGATCAGTTCCGCAACGGCGGGGGGCGTGCTGGGAGCGATTGA
- a CDS encoding lysophospholipid acyltransferase family protein: MTRVTSRSSETTRPSVFWPLAALVIPPVALIAKIRVTGAEKLPQEGSFVLAPNHYSEFDPLIVSVAVWRIGRAPRFMAKESLFRVPVLGWFLKRTGMIPVARTSSAASAKQTMKQSAELVEHGRGVIVYPEGTLTRDPELWPMRGKSGAVRLALADGIPLIPMAQWGTQAIMGRYQKGLSLWPLRKPVQVVIGDPVDVSDLRSRAGEPAALNEATTRLMDAITALLEELRDEKAPAERWNPASHGQKETGRLDS, from the coding sequence GTGACGCGGGTGACTTCCCGATCGTCGGAGACGACGCGGCCGAGTGTGTTCTGGCCGCTCGCCGCGCTGGTGATCCCACCGGTCGCCCTGATCGCGAAGATCCGCGTCACGGGTGCGGAGAAGCTTCCGCAGGAGGGGTCCTTCGTCCTCGCTCCGAACCACTACTCCGAGTTCGATCCGCTGATCGTGTCCGTCGCCGTGTGGCGCATCGGCCGCGCCCCGCGGTTCATGGCCAAGGAGAGCCTCTTCCGTGTACCGGTGCTGGGGTGGTTCCTGAAGCGCACCGGCATGATCCCCGTGGCCCGCACGTCGTCCGCGGCGTCCGCGAAGCAGACCATGAAGCAGTCGGCCGAGCTCGTCGAGCACGGACGCGGCGTCATCGTGTACCCGGAGGGCACGCTCACGCGCGACCCCGAGCTCTGGCCGATGCGCGGCAAGTCCGGCGCGGTGCGACTGGCCCTCGCCGACGGCATCCCGCTGATCCCCATGGCGCAGTGGGGCACGCAGGCCATCATGGGCCGCTACCAGAAGGGCCTCAGCCTCTGGCCGCTGCGCAAGCCCGTGCAGGTGGTCATCGGCGATCCGGTCGACGTCTCCGACCTGCGCAGCCGCGCGGGTGAGCCGGCGGCGCTCAACGAGGCGACCACGCGTCTGATGGATGCGATCACCGCTCTGCTCGAGGAGCTGCGCGATGAGAAGGCGCCCGCGGAACGCTGGAATCCCGCGAGCCACGGCCAGAAGGAGACGGGTCGCCTTGACTCCTAA
- the murA gene encoding UDP-N-acetylglucosamine 1-carboxyvinyltransferase yields the protein MTTPVRDALPDGVPALTGDVLAIRGGRPLSGRVDVKGAKNLATKAMVASLLGETVSVLRDVPAISDVAVVRSLLEVHGVNVSDGDEPGALVFDPSDVESAHFEEIDAHAGASRIPILFCGPLLHRLGQAFIPDLGGCRIGDRPIDFHLDALRKFGAVVEKLPSGIRLSTPHGRLHGANIHLPYPSVGATEQVLLTAVRAEGTTELRNAAIEPEIMDLIAVLQKMGAIISYEPNRVIVIEGVEKLRGYDHRSIFDRNEAASWASAALATDGEIFVGGAKQQEMLTFLNVFRKAGGWFDVQEDGILFRRDGDIQPVVVETDVHPGFMTDWQQPLVVALTQAHGRSVVHETVYENRMGFTDALVKMGADIVVHPHGLQAGPRRVPRRELEQAAVITGPTPLHGADIVVPDLRGGYSHVIAALTATGESKVSGVDILSRGYEKFLAKLDALGADFDVIR from the coding sequence ATGACGACACCTGTGCGCGACGCTCTTCCGGACGGAGTCCCCGCTCTCACCGGAGACGTCCTCGCCATTCGAGGCGGCCGCCCGCTCAGCGGTCGCGTCGACGTCAAGGGGGCCAAGAACCTCGCGACGAAGGCGATGGTGGCCTCGCTCCTCGGCGAGACCGTCAGCGTGCTCCGCGACGTCCCCGCGATCAGCGACGTGGCCGTCGTCCGCTCGCTGCTCGAAGTGCACGGCGTCAACGTCTCCGACGGAGACGAGCCCGGCGCGCTGGTGTTCGACCCGAGCGACGTCGAATCGGCGCATTTCGAGGAGATCGACGCCCATGCCGGCGCCTCCCGGATCCCGATCCTCTTCTGCGGACCGCTGCTGCACCGTCTCGGTCAGGCGTTCATCCCCGACCTCGGCGGATGCCGCATCGGCGATCGCCCGATCGACTTCCACCTGGACGCGCTCCGCAAGTTCGGCGCCGTGGTCGAGAAGCTCCCCAGCGGCATCCGTCTCTCCACGCCGCACGGGCGTCTGCACGGGGCGAACATCCACCTCCCGTACCCGAGCGTCGGCGCCACCGAGCAGGTGCTGCTCACCGCCGTCCGCGCGGAGGGCACGACGGAGCTGCGCAACGCGGCCATCGAGCCCGAGATCATGGATCTCATCGCCGTTCTGCAGAAGATGGGCGCGATCATCTCCTACGAGCCCAACCGCGTCATCGTGATCGAGGGCGTCGAGAAGCTCCGCGGCTACGACCACCGCTCCATCTTCGACCGCAACGAGGCCGCGTCCTGGGCGTCTGCCGCGCTGGCGACCGACGGCGAGATCTTCGTCGGCGGAGCGAAGCAGCAGGAGATGCTCACGTTCCTCAACGTGTTCCGCAAGGCCGGCGGCTGGTTCGACGTCCAGGAGGACGGCATCCTCTTCCGTCGCGACGGCGACATCCAGCCCGTGGTCGTCGAGACCGACGTGCACCCCGGCTTCATGACCGACTGGCAGCAGCCGCTCGTGGTGGCGCTGACGCAGGCGCACGGCCGCTCCGTGGTGCACGAGACCGTGTACGAGAACCGGATGGGCTTCACCGACGCGCTGGTCAAGATGGGCGCCGACATCGTCGTGCACCCGCACGGCCTTCAGGCCGGTCCTCGTCGGGTTCCGCGTCGCGAGCTGGAGCAGGCCGCCGTCATCACCGGCCCGACCCCGCTGCACGGCGCCGACATCGTCGTCCCCGACCTCCGGGGCGGCTACAGCCACGTCATCGCCGCCCTCACCGCGACGGGCGAGTCGAAGGTCTCGGGCGTCGACATCCTCAGCCGCGGCTACGAGAAGTTCCTGGCCAAGCTCGACGCACTGGGCGCCGACTTCGACGTCATCCGGTGA
- the leuD gene encoding 3-isopropylmalate dehydratase small subunit: protein MEKFTTHTGIAAPLKRSNVDTDQIIPAVFLKRVTKTGFEDALFHAWRQDPEFVLNQAPFQGASVLVAGSDFGTGSSREHAVWALRDFGFKVVLSPRFADIFRGNSGKQGLLAATISEEDLELIWAEIDRNPGAQITVDLEARTASIGDVQADIGIDDYTRWRLLEGLDDIGLTLRNEDKIAQFEARCESWRPRTLPVQ, encoded by the coding sequence ATGGAGAAGTTCACCACGCACACCGGCATCGCGGCTCCGCTGAAGCGCTCCAATGTCGACACCGATCAGATCATCCCCGCCGTCTTCCTGAAGCGGGTCACCAAGACGGGCTTCGAGGATGCGCTCTTCCACGCCTGGCGTCAGGATCCGGAGTTCGTCCTCAACCAGGCGCCGTTCCAGGGGGCCTCGGTGCTCGTCGCCGGCTCCGATTTCGGAACCGGATCCAGCCGTGAGCACGCCGTCTGGGCGCTGCGCGACTTCGGCTTCAAAGTCGTGCTCAGCCCGCGATTCGCCGACATCTTCCGCGGCAACTCGGGCAAGCAGGGACTCCTCGCAGCGACCATCTCGGAAGAGGATCTCGAGCTGATCTGGGCCGAGATCGACCGGAATCCCGGGGCGCAGATCACCGTGGATCTCGAGGCGCGCACCGCCTCGATCGGCGACGTCCAGGCCGACATCGGGATCGACGATTACACTAGATGGCGGCTCCTCGAAGGGCTCGATGACATCGGGCTCACGCTGCGCAACGAAGACAAGATCGCGCAGTTCGAGGCCCGTTGCGAGTCGTGGCGGCCCCGAACCCTCCCCGTGCAGTGA